Proteins from one Triticum aestivum cultivar Chinese Spring chromosome 7A, IWGSC CS RefSeq v2.1, whole genome shotgun sequence genomic window:
- the LOC123147544 gene encoding beta-1,6-galactosyltransferase GALT31A isoform X2 — translation MAASRPHHRAPPGRVPTRCVAALCAACFLLGVCVVNRYWAVPEPPDCRSKANSGRSRAMLSQAQTREVVIALDRTISDIEMRLAAARAAQMRSQGVSPSDSAADQGNMRPRLLFVMGIMTTFNNRRRRDSIRKTWMPEGEGLRRLEKDKGIVMRFVIGRSANPGPDSEVERAMDAEDKEYNDILRLNHVEGQDGLPLKIQMFLSTALSTWDADFYVKVDDDVHVNIGITRSILARHRSKPRVYIGCMKSGPVIANNESKYYEPDHWKFGTAGNNYFRHATRQLYAITRDLATYVSANKHILHKYTNEDVSFGSWLIGLDVEHVDERSLCCGIPPDCEWKAQAGNPCGASFDWNCSGVCNPAERMEEVHRRCWEHREAALPQAQES, via the exons ATGGCCGCGTCCAGGCCGCACCACCGGGCGCCGCCGGGGCGCGTGCCCACGAGGTGCGTCGCCGCGCTCTGCGCCGCCTGCTTCCTCCTCGGCGTCTGCGTCGTCAACCG CTACTGGGCGGTCCCCGAGCCACCCGACTGCCGAAGCAAG GCGAATTCTGGCCGTTCGAGGGCCATGCTGAGCCAAGCACAAACCCGCGAAGTCGTCAT CGCGTTGGACAGAACGATATCGGACATCGAGATGCGCCTGGCTGCCGCTAGAGCTGCGCAGATGAGGAGCCAAGGCGTGTCGCCGAGTGATTCAGCCGCTGACCAGGGAAACATGCGACCTAGATTGCTTTTCGTCATGGGTATCATGACCACGTTCAATAATCGGAGGCGCAGAGACTCTATCAGGAAGACGTGGATGCCAGAAG GTGAGGGTTTGCGAAGGCTGGAGAAGGACAAGGGCATTGTCATGCGTTTTGTTATTGGACGAAG TGCAAACCCTGGTCCTGACAGTGAAGTGGAGCGTGCCATGGATGCAGAAGATAAAGAATACAATGATATTCTTAGACTT AATCACGTTGAAGGCCAGGATGGGCTTCCTTTGAAGATTCAGATGTTTCTTTCAACTGCTCTGTCCACGTGGGATGCTGATTTCTATGTCAAAGTTGACGATGATGTTCATGTCAACATCG GTATTACCAGATCGATTTTGGCACGGCATAGGTCAAAACCTCGGGTGTACATCGGCTGCATGAAATCCGGACCTGTGATTGCTAACAA TGAATCTAAATATTACGAACCAGATCATTGGAAGTTTGGGACTGCGGGTAACAACTACTTTAGGCACGCAACACGGCAGCTGTATGCTATAACAAGGGACTTGGCGACCTACGTATCAGCAAACAA GCATATCTTGCACAAATATACAAATGAAGATGTATCATTTGGTTCTTGGTTGATTGGGTTGGATGTTGAGCATGTTGATGAGAGAAGCCTTTGTTGTGGTATTCCTCCAG ACTGCGAATGGAAGGCGCAGGCTGGGAACCCATGTGGGGCATCCTTCGACTGGAACTGCTCCGGCGTCTGCAATCCAGCAGAGAGAATGGAGGAGGTGCACCGGCGATGCTGGGAACATCGCGAGGCTGCTCTGCCACAAGCGCAGGAGTCTTGA
- the LOC123147544 gene encoding beta-1,6-galactosyltransferase GALT31A isoform X1, producing MAASRPHHRAPPGRVPTRCVAALCAACFLLGVCVVNRYWAVPEPPDCRSKANSGRSRAMLSQAQTREVVIALDRTISDIEMRLAAARAAQMRSQGVSPSDSAADQGNMRPRLLFVMGIMTTFNNRRRRDSIRKTWMPEGEGLRRLEKDKGIVMRFVIGRSANPGPDSEVERAMDAEDKEYNDILRLNHVEGQDGLPLKIQMFLSTALSTWDADFYVKVDDDVHVNIGMPTQNPLLLVNVSPVFSCTEVFSLNTGITRSILARHRSKPRVYIGCMKSGPVIANNESKYYEPDHWKFGTAGNNYFRHATRQLYAITRDLATYVSANKHILHKYTNEDVSFGSWLIGLDVEHVDERSLCCGIPPDCEWKAQAGNPCGASFDWNCSGVCNPAERMEEVHRRCWEHREAALPQAQES from the exons ATGGCCGCGTCCAGGCCGCACCACCGGGCGCCGCCGGGGCGCGTGCCCACGAGGTGCGTCGCCGCGCTCTGCGCCGCCTGCTTCCTCCTCGGCGTCTGCGTCGTCAACCG CTACTGGGCGGTCCCCGAGCCACCCGACTGCCGAAGCAAG GCGAATTCTGGCCGTTCGAGGGCCATGCTGAGCCAAGCACAAACCCGCGAAGTCGTCAT CGCGTTGGACAGAACGATATCGGACATCGAGATGCGCCTGGCTGCCGCTAGAGCTGCGCAGATGAGGAGCCAAGGCGTGTCGCCGAGTGATTCAGCCGCTGACCAGGGAAACATGCGACCTAGATTGCTTTTCGTCATGGGTATCATGACCACGTTCAATAATCGGAGGCGCAGAGACTCTATCAGGAAGACGTGGATGCCAGAAG GTGAGGGTTTGCGAAGGCTGGAGAAGGACAAGGGCATTGTCATGCGTTTTGTTATTGGACGAAG TGCAAACCCTGGTCCTGACAGTGAAGTGGAGCGTGCCATGGATGCAGAAGATAAAGAATACAATGATATTCTTAGACTT AATCACGTTGAAGGCCAGGATGGGCTTCCTTTGAAGATTCAGATGTTTCTTTCAACTGCTCTGTCCACGTGGGATGCTGATTTCTATGTCAAAGTTGACGATGATGTTCATGTCAACATCGGTATGCCTACACAGAACCCTTTGTTGCTGGTAAATGTTTCGCCGGTATTCTCATGCACTGAGGTTTTCTCTCTTAACACAGGTATTACCAGATCGATTTTGGCACGGCATAGGTCAAAACCTCGGGTGTACATCGGCTGCATGAAATCCGGACCTGTGATTGCTAACAA TGAATCTAAATATTACGAACCAGATCATTGGAAGTTTGGGACTGCGGGTAACAACTACTTTAGGCACGCAACACGGCAGCTGTATGCTATAACAAGGGACTTGGCGACCTACGTATCAGCAAACAA GCATATCTTGCACAAATATACAAATGAAGATGTATCATTTGGTTCTTGGTTGATTGGGTTGGATGTTGAGCATGTTGATGAGAGAAGCCTTTGTTGTGGTATTCCTCCAG ACTGCGAATGGAAGGCGCAGGCTGGGAACCCATGTGGGGCATCCTTCGACTGGAACTGCTCCGGCGTCTGCAATCCAGCAGAGAGAATGGAGGAGGTGCACCGGCGATGCTGGGAACATCGCGAGGCTGCTCTGCCACAAGCGCAGGAGTCTTGA